A genome region from Cutaneotrichosporon cavernicola HIS019 DNA, chromosome: 5 includes the following:
- a CDS encoding uncharacterized protein (beta DNA polymerase) yields the protein MLRPPLLHRATSSSSGHHTPEGLGPALPPLLAEISVFVVPAKMDMAQAVSQIEALGGERSLRPEDAQVIITALRGRPRLERVLGNAVDTVPILRAEFLTDAYSRAQAAGDMPPSLPRRKDYRIPLRRRSASVEIVSGPTTPQPPSTSGPKRPLSPTPPVTPSKHHKVAPPVTPSKHHKGASPRTLQMGGAEPGTDSPSLDITLYPPDIRFRTIPRLAVQRPSPLTCPNQDIIDAIKPIYLEREYDELAQLNTNVLSYRRSMAIIKSVPRRIKSGEEARKLVDVGAKVANRIEEYLTTGQIAEAEEIKASPRFQALRLFSSVWSVGHSTAAELWRAGCRNLEDVRLYFSRTDAPPILEDGGDGWEYDRATAREERARRQRREEGAMTREEVVSAWLNLKDELDTPIPRAEVVEIGAVVADHLEALAPGCAQTITGSYRRGKETTSDVDVVFRPPKGNETAAVLGALLRRLIRFGIITHVLQLSERETGTPLHHGGANFDNLDKAFVILCLPGKTRLHRRVDLICAPPSRYAAAVLSWSGSMMFERDLRRWAEDRGYKFRAGLIEIATNQEVNLDSEREILGFLGLGYVPPELRNADG from the exons ATGCTAAGGCCGCCACTACTTCAccgcgcgacgtcgtcgtcatcgggCCACCATACGCCCGAAGGGCTAGGGCCAGCGCTTCCGCCGCTGCTCGCGGAGATATCGGTCTTCGTGGTGCCGGCGAAAATGGACATGGCACAGGCCGTGTCGCAGATCGAGGCgcttggtggcgagcgcTCGCTGCGACCTGAAGACGCGCAAGTAATCATTACCGCACTTCGTGGGCGTCCGCGGTTGGAGAGGGTTCTGGGCAATGCGGTT GATACGGtccccatcctccgcgCCGAGTTCCTTACTGATGCGTACTCTCGAGCACAAGCAGCCGGGGATAtgcctccctccctccccagGCGGAAAGACTACCGAATCCCTCTGCGCCGGCGGAGTGCGTCCGTTGAGATCGTGAGCGGGCCAACGACACCACAGCCGCCATCTACATCGGGGCCCAAGCGACCTCTGTCCCCCACGCCACCAGTTACGCCCTCGAAGCATCACAAAGTCGCGCCACCAGTTACGCCCTCGAAGCATCACAAAGGCGCGTCACCCAGGACGTTGCAGATGGGCGGAGCCGAACCGGGAACCGACTCCCCCAGTTTGGACATCACCCTCTACCCTCCAGACATCAGATTCCGCACCATCccgcgcctcgccgtccagCGACCGTCACCGCTGACATGCCCGAACCAGGACATT ATCGACGCGATCAAACCAATctacctcgagcgcgagtacgatgagctcgcgcagctcaacACCAACGTCTTAAGTTATCGGCGGAGCATGGCT ATCATCAAGAGCGTCCCCAGGCGTATTAagagtggagaggaggcgcgcaagctAGTCGATGTTGGGGCCAAGGTAGCTAACCGC ATCGAGGAGTATCTCACCACAGGCCAAatcgccgaggcggaggagatcaaggcgtCACCGCGTTTCCAAGCACTGCGGCTGTTCTCCTCGGTCTGGTCTGTTGGCCACTCGACTGCGGCTGAGCTGTGGCGAGCTGGCTGCCGCAATCTCGAGGATGTGCGACTGTACTTTTCGCGGACTGATGCGCCCCCAATTCTAGAAGATGGTGGTGATGGGTGGGAATACGACCGGGCgaccgcgcgcgaggagcgtgcccgccgccaaaggcgggaagagggggcaatgacgcgcgaggaggtcgtaTCGGCCTGGCTCaacctcaaggacgagctggatACGCCCATCCCCAGAGCCGAGGTCGTAGAGATTGGCGCCGTTGTCGCGGACCACCTCGAAGCCCTTGCGCCTGGGTGTGCGCAGACAATCACCGGCAGCTATCGGCGGGGAAAGGAAACGACGTCtgatgtcgacgtcgtgtTTCGCCCTCCAAAAGGAAACGAGACGGCCGCGGTACTAGGCGCGCTGCTCCGGCGGCTAATCCGCTTCGGGATCATTACGCATGTGCTCC AACTCTCCGAGCGCGAAACTGGCACTCCGCTACACCACGGCGGCGCAAACTTTGACAATCTCGACAAGGCGTTCGTCATCCTCTGCCTGCCCGGAAAAACGCGGCTGCATcgccgcgtcgacctcatctGCGCCCCGCCCTCGCGGTATGCGGCTGCAGTGCTAAGCTGGTCAGGGAGCATGATGTTTGAGCGTGACCTGCGACGCTGGGCTGAGGACCG CGGGTACAAGTTCCGCGCGGGACTGATCGAGATCGCGACCAACCAGGAGGTCAACTTGGacagcgagcgcgagatccTCGGATTCCTTGGACTTGGATACGTGCCGCCCGAGCTGCGGAATGCCGATGGGTGA
- the PMR1 gene encoding uncharacterized protein (This magnesium-dependent enzyme catalyzes the hydrolysis of ATP coupled with the transport of calcium) translates to MDPSLRAYAAPYKRRMTPPPNGPNGMARGRSSSPAPGALSQRGSPHPFRDDDDGDVPTPSAGYAYSTTLRRMSSPSRVLRPNLSIHDLSNPYDGGAPAEAARAFDDQSTLGKVTTFIRRVTGHRGYEEVQADAREARERAERRSRETPSAIYAHKSVEATLADFHTDKEKGLASSAVPALVGQYGMNEFELPPDEPLWLKFSKQVYENPLILLLLGSSVLSGLMGNYDDAVCVVVAVTIVLTVGFVQEQRSEKSLEALNKLVPHYCNLVRDGRAHTPLANTLVPGDLVTFGVGDRVPADIRITSAVQLEIDESALTGETRPARKNTEMCDRGEGEDTHGEGGGKALGERHCMAFMGTLVRSGHGSGIIVGTGKDTEFGVVFSMMQDVEEKRTPLQLSMDELAKQLSIFSFAVIGVIVLLGIYHRRSWLDMFTIGVSLAVAAIPEGLPIVTTVTLALGVLRMSKRKAIVKKLPSVEALGSVSVICSDKTGTLTRNEMTVTHIYAVDDLTDLNPQLAAASTLGPKHPDLAGFAPSAALLKTAQIGALCNNAYRDNEGKNVGNATEVALLNVLPILRAEDERKGFERRGEIPFTSESKSMFVSGSLNGGTDMVYMKGAVEAVLARCKYYYVTDSSTPALDETTRAAINGRALEVSKKGLRVIAMAYGFARGTLGEDEGLVFVGFQAMLDPPRRGVAHAITALHGAGVQVVMITGDAEATALAIARELGMKVTTGEGIASSVMLGSQVEQLTERELIERVPGITVYARTTPRHKMAIVKAWQQRGAVVAMTGDGVNDAPALKMADIGVSMGRSGTDVAKEAADVILVDDDFGSVLPAVEEGRSIFYNIQNFLSFQLSTAVAALSLITLSTFLGLANPLNAMQILFINILMDGPPAQALGVDPARREVMSLRPRRKDQSVLSRQVMLRVMFSAALIVLGTLYVYANEISDGNMSRRDRTMTFTVFVFLDLVSALQNRGVSTSLFGNRMLFLTVSISFLCQLALIYVPLLQHVFQTQALGARDMFMLLGLAATSMGAHEVRRWYERKMVLDELMEAGLGMA, encoded by the exons ATGGACCCCTCTCTCCGCGCCTACGCCGCGCCATACAAGCGGCGcatgacgccgccgcccaacGGCCCCAACGGCATGGCACGCGggcgctcgtcctcaccgGCGCCCGGCGCTTTGAGCCAGCGCGGTTCGCCACATCCCTTTCgggacgatgacgatggcGATGTCCCGACGCCCTCGGCTGGGTACGCGTACTCGACGACGTTGCGGCGCATGTCGTCTCCAAGCCGCGTTCTCCGGCCGAACTTGAGCATTCATGACCTTTCGAATCCGTACGACGGAGGCGCGCCGGCCGAAGCGGCCAGGGCGTTTGACGACCAGTCCACCCTCGGCAAGGTGACGACGTTTATACGGCGCGTCACTGGACACCGCGGATATGAGGAAGTGCAGGCTgatgcgcgcgaggcgagggaACGCGCCGAGAGGCGGTCGCGCGAGACGCCAAGCGCAATCTACGCGCACAAGAGCGTCGAGGCGACATTGGCAGACTTCCACaccgacaaggagaaggggtTGGCAAGCTCTGCCGTGCCCGCTCTCGTGGGCCAGTATGGCATGAACGAGTTCGAGCTCCCACCTGACGAGCCGTTGTGGCTCAAGTTCTCCAAGCAAGTGTATGAGAACCCTCTCAttctcctgctcctcggcagcTCTGTTCTATCCGGCCTCATGGGCAACTATGACGACGCTGTGTGTGTCGTGGTCGCCGTCACCATCGTACTCACAG TCGGATTTGTACAGGAGCAGCGCTCCGAAAAGTCGCTAGAGGCACTCAACAAGCTTGTGCCGCACTACTGCAATCTTGTGCGCGACGGACGCGCGCACACCCCGCTCGCGAACACGCTGGTACCCGGTGACCTTGTTACGTTTGGTGTGGGCGACCGCGTGCCCGCCGATATTCGAATTACGAGTGCTGTGCAGCTCGAGATTGACGAGAGCGCACTCACGGGCGAGACCCGGCCGGCACGCAAGAACACCGAGATGTGTGACagaggcgagggcgaggacacgcatggcgagggcggcggcaaggccctcggcgagcggcaCTGCATGGCGTTCATGGGAACGTTGGTACGGAGTG gACACGGCAGCGGCATCATCGTCGGGACTGGCAAGGACACCGAGTTCGGTGTCGTCTTCTCGATGATgcaggacgtcgaggagaagcgcacGCCGCTCCAGCTGTcgatggacgagctggccaagCAGCTCTCGATCTTCTCGTTTGCTGTTATTGGCGTCATCGTGCTGTTGGGCATCTACCACAGACGCTCGTGGCTGGACATGTTTACGATCGGCGTGTcgctcgcggtcgccgccatccccGAAGGCCTTCCCATCGTCACCACCGTGACCCTCGCGCTAGGCGTACTGCGCATGTCGAAGCGCAAGGCGATCGTTAAGAAGCTGCCGTCGGTCGAGGCACTCGGCAGCGTGTCCGTCATCTGCTCCGACAAGACGGGAACGCTCACGCGCAACGAAATGACCGTCACGCACATATAcgcggtcgacgacctgACCGACCTCAACCcgcagctcgccgccgcgtcgaccCTCGGGCCCAAGCATCCCGACTTGGCTGGCTTTgcgccgagcgcggcgcTCCTCAAGACGGCGCAGATTGGCGCACTCTGCAACAACGCGTACCGGGACAACGAGGGCAAGAATGTCGGCAACGCGACCGAGGTCGCGTTGCTCAACGTCCTACCGATCTTGCgagccgaggacgagcgaAAGGGCTttgagcgccgcggcgagatCCCATTCACCTCGGAGAGCAAGTCAATGTTCGTGAGCGGCAGTCTGAACGGCGGCACCGACATGGTGTACATGAAGGGTGCTGTTGAGGCTGTCCTCGCGCGGTGCAAGTACTACTACGTGACGGACAGCAGCACACCAGCGCTTGACGAGAccacgcgcgcggcgaTCAACGGCCGTGCACTCGAGGTCAGCAAGAAGGGACTGCGCGTCATTGCGATGGCGTACGGCTTTGCGCGCGGCACactgggcgaggacgagggacTCGTCTTTGTAGGCTTCCAGGCGATGCTGGACCCTCCGCGCCGTGGTGTCGCCCACGCTATTACCGCGCTGCACGGCGCTGGCGTTCAGGTCGTCATGATCACGGGCGATGCCGAGGCTACAGCACTCGCGATTGcccgcgagctcggcatgAAAGTCACCACTGGCGAGGGCATAGCGTCCTCGGTCATGCTGGGGTCTCAAGTTGAGCAGCTCACGGAACGTGAGCtcatcgagcgcgtccCTGGTATCACGGTATATGCTCGCACGACGCCGCGGCACAAGATGGCGATCGTCAAGGCGTGGCAGCAGCgcggcgccgtcgtcgccatgaCGGGTGATGGAGTCAACGACGCGCCAGCCCTCAAGATGGCGGACATTGGTGTCTCGATGGGCAGGAGCGGCACGGATGTGGCCAAGGAAGCGGCCgacgtcatcctcgtcgacgacgactttggCAGTGTCCTTCCCgcagtcgaggagggccggTCCATCTTCTACAACATCCAGAACTTCCTTTCGTTCCAGCTCTCGACTGCTGTCGCCGCACTCTCTCTCATCACGCTCAGCACGTTTTTGGGACTCGCAAACCCGCTCAACGCCATGCAGATCCTCTTTATCAATATCCTCATGGACGGACcgccggcgcaggcgctcgGTGTCGACCCAGCCCGCAGGGAGGTCATGTCCCTCCGCCCGCGGCGCAAGGACCAGAGCGTGCTCAGTCGCCAGGTCATGTTGCGCGTCATGTTCAGCGCGgccctcatcgtcctcggcacGCTGTATGTATACGCCAACGAAATTAGCGACGGCAACATGTCACGTCGGGACCGGACGATG acaTTCACCGTCTTTgtcttcctcgacctcgtaTCCGCCCTGCAAAACCGCGGCGTCTCGACATCTCTGTTTGGTAACCGTATGCTCTTCCTCACTGTCTCGATCAGTTTCCTGTGCCAGCTTGCACTCATCTACGTGCCACTCCTGCAACACGTGTTCCAGACGCAGGCACTCGGCGCACGCGACATGTTCATGCTCCTCGGGCtggccgcgacgagcaTGGGCGCACACGAGGTGCGGCGGTGGTATGAGAGAAAGAtggtgctcgacgagctcatggaGGCCGGGCTTGGGATGGCTTAG